One window from the genome of Aquificaceae bacterium encodes:
- a CDS encoding glycosyltransferase produces the protein MYKVLQLGKHYPPFIGGTERFIKELTVSLNRKGIRCDVLCANDSAAYEEINYDDYRVIKVPTYFRLASTSIAPHMITKLKEISNQYHIIHVHMPDPMANLALFFSQLKLKAKIILQWHMEIYRYRLLMIFYKPLLEWLFNRAEHIIVSSNNLREESEFSKFMQNKTTVIPLGIDINELHQYEEDYYYADYIRELSMGRKIVLSVGRLVYYKGFDVLINSAKFLPENVVILIAGDGPLKKNLEEMVEFLGLKGKVFLLGKLNQKQLVTCYKRCDVFCLPSKYKTEAFGIVQVEAMCFGKPVVSTKLRGSGVCEVNLHGETGLCVEPGDSKGLAEAIIKILENEENYNIYSKKAKERANIFSIERVTNNFVNIYEKVLQS, from the coding sequence ATGTATAAAGTATTACAGCTAGGGAAACATTATCCTCCATTTATTGGGGGCACGGAAAGATTTATAAAAGAACTAACAGTCTCTTTGAACAGGAAAGGCATAAGATGCGATGTTCTATGTGCAAATGACAGTGCGGCTTATGAGGAAATAAACTATGATGATTATAGAGTCATCAAAGTACCAACGTACTTTCGTTTAGCATCCACGAGCATAGCACCGCATATGATTACAAAACTTAAAGAAATTTCTAATCAATATCATATAATACATGTCCATATGCCCGATCCTATGGCAAATCTTGCGTTGTTCTTCTCTCAACTTAAACTTAAAGCAAAAATTATTTTACAGTGGCACATGGAAATATACAGATATAGGCTTCTTATGATATTTTATAAACCTCTTTTGGAATGGCTCTTTAATAGGGCTGAGCATATAATAGTATCATCAAATAATTTAAGAGAAGAATCAGAATTTTCTAAATTTATGCAGAATAAAACAACTGTTATACCCCTCGGAATTGACATAAATGAGTTGCATCAATATGAGGAAGACTACTATTATGCGGATTATATAAGAGAACTCTCAATGGGCAGAAAAATTGTCCTTTCTGTGGGAAGACTTGTGTATTATAAGGGCTTTGATGTACTCATTAATTCGGCCAAATTTTTACCAGAAAATGTTGTTATTCTGATTGCTGGAGATGGGCCTCTAAAAAAAAATTTAGAGGAAATGGTAGAGTTTCTTGGATTAAAGGGAAAAGTTTTTTTACTCGGAAAATTAAATCAAAAGCAACTAGTAACTTGTTACAAGAGGTGTGATGTTTTCTGCCTGCCGTCCAAATATAAAACAGAAGCTTTCGGTATAGTTCAAGTAGAAGCCATGTGTTTTGGTAAGCCAGTTGTTAGCACAAAACTAAGAGGATCAGGTGTTTGTGAAGTAAATCTGCATGGAGAAACAGGTTTATGTGTAGAACCGGGAGACAGTAAAGGTTTAGCTGAAGCAATAATAAAAATACTTGAAAATGAGGAAAACTATAATATCTACAGTAAAAAAGCTAAAGAAAGAGCTAATATCTTTAGCATTGAGAGAGTAACAAATAATTTTGTGAACATATATGAGAAAGTTTTACAATCATAA
- a CDS encoding polysaccharide ABC transporter ATP-binding protein, whose translation MSYVLEAIGLTKIYKIYRKPADRLKEIITGKKYHQEHVALNNVSLKLKKGEVLGIIGENGAGKSTLLSILAGVLPPTRGIVRVNGKIAAILELGAGFHPDLSGYDNVFMYAKLIGMSGSEIKKKMDFIEDFSELRGFLDKPIKTYSTGMVVRLAFSTVLAVEPSIFIVDEALAVGDIHFQYKSFNALREYREKGGAIIFTSHSSYQVTNICDRVIWLRHGEVVMEGDPLHVVKEYEDYMREKNKIGDNTINQNVQFESPASAPAWISYVATNKEIIKPGESLQIRVEISSKNHTKLHIGVVFKRNDGLWVSVYSTKHENKLVNMIKKATVYFSFPDFPILHGLYNIEIYLLDETGSVIYDVKTLPLNVQKSDLLDMGVFRLRGNVEIENKPS comes from the coding sequence ACCAAGATATACAAGATATACAGAAAGCCAGCGGATAGATTAAAAGAAATAATTACAGGTAAAAAGTATCATCAGGAACACGTGGCGTTGAATAATGTTTCGTTAAAGTTAAAAAAGGGGGAAGTTCTTGGTATTATAGGTGAAAATGGAGCGGGGAAAAGCACCTTACTTTCAATACTGGCAGGAGTTCTCCCTCCTACCAGAGGTATAGTTAGAGTAAATGGGAAGATAGCCGCAATATTAGAGTTAGGTGCAGGATTCCACCCAGACTTATCGGGTTATGATAATGTATTTATGTATGCTAAACTCATCGGCATGTCTGGAAGTGAAATCAAGAAGAAAATGGATTTTATAGAAGATTTCTCAGAACTAAGGGGCTTTCTAGATAAGCCGATAAAAACATATTCTACTGGTATGGTCGTGAGGTTAGCCTTTTCAACTGTGCTTGCAGTTGAACCTTCAATATTTATAGTGGATGAGGCCCTTGCGGTAGGTGATATACACTTTCAATACAAATCTTTTAATGCACTCAGAGAATACAGAGAAAAAGGAGGAGCTATCATCTTCACTAGCCATTCTTCTTACCAGGTTACCAACATATGCGATAGAGTAATTTGGCTTAGACATGGGGAAGTAGTAATGGAGGGTGACCCACTTCATGTGGTCAAAGAATATGAGGATTATATGAGAGAAAAAAATAAAATAGGGGATAATACAATAAATCAAAACGTTCAATTTGAAAGCCCTGCATCTGCTCCTGCTTGGATTTCATATGTAGCAACTAATAAGGAAATAATAAAGCCAGGTGAAAGTCTTCAGATAAGGGTAGAAATTAGCTCTAAGAACCATACCAAATTGCATATAGGAGTTGTCTTTAAGAGAAATGATGGATTGTGGGTATCGGTTTATAGCACCAAACATGAAAATAAGCTGGTTAATATGATTAAAAAAGCTACAGTGTATTTTTCGTTTCCAGATTTTCCAATACTCCATGGACTATACAACATAGAGATATATTTATTGGACGAAACAGGTAGTGTGATATACGATGTAAAAACTTTGCCTTTAAACGTGCAAAAAAGTGATTTGTTAGACATGGGTGTTTTTAGATTACGAGGCAATGTTGAAATTGAAAACAAACCCAGCTAA
- the hisD gene encoding histidinol dehydrogenase has protein sequence MRIEDLRHSAWRFNERLNFLKNRGQVLTEEYEPVVKEIIQRVQKEGDAAIIEYTEKFDRIRLTPETVEIPYEELERAYNEIEEDVRSALEIAHERIRRFHEKQLERSFFVEEEGIILGNRVLPLDRVGIYVPGGKAAYPSTVLMNAVPAVVAGVGEVIMVSPKPNPYTLAAAFIAGVSRVYQIGGAQAVAGLAFGTESLPKVDKIVGPGNIYVALAKKLLYGVVDIDMIAGPSEILIIADGTADPRWVAADLLSQAEHDELAGAFMVTTDEEYAREVSQWVERLLEDFPRKEIAQKSIERFGTSFLVEDLYQACEVANYIAPEHLEVLTEDPFSLLPYIRHAGAVFLGKYATEPLGDYLLGPNHTLPTGGTARFFSPLGVYHFLKKSSVIYLSREGFERVAEPAESIARAEGLYAHYYAVRVRREL, from the coding sequence ATGCGCATAGAAGACCTAAGGCATTCTGCGTGGAGGTTTAACGAGAGGCTCAACTTCCTGAAAAACAGAGGGCAGGTCCTCACAGAGGAATACGAGCCAGTGGTGAAGGAGATAATTCAGAGAGTCCAGAAGGAGGGGGACGCTGCAATCATAGAGTATACGGAAAAGTTTGACCGCATAAGGCTCACGCCAGAGACTGTGGAGATTCCATACGAAGAGCTTGAGAGAGCCTACAATGAGATAGAGGAGGATGTGAGGTCTGCCCTCGAGATCGCCCATGAAAGAATAAGAAGGTTTCACGAAAAACAGCTTGAAAGAAGCTTTTTTGTAGAGGAGGAGGGCATAATCCTTGGAAACAGGGTTCTGCCACTGGATAGGGTTGGTATATACGTGCCGGGTGGTAAGGCGGCATATCCCTCCACTGTGCTCATGAACGCAGTTCCTGCGGTGGTGGCTGGTGTCGGGGAGGTGATAATGGTCTCCCCAAAGCCAAACCCCTACACCCTTGCGGCGGCTTTTATAGCAGGGGTAAGCAGGGTCTATCAGATAGGTGGAGCTCAGGCGGTTGCAGGGCTTGCCTTTGGCACAGAAAGCCTCCCAAAGGTGGACAAGATAGTGGGGCCGGGAAACATATACGTTGCCCTTGCCAAAAAGCTCCTTTATGGAGTGGTGGACATAGATATGATAGCAGGACCCTCTGAGATACTCATAATTGCAGATGGGACCGCTGACCCGAGATGGGTTGCCGCTGACCTCCTGTCTCAGGCAGAACATGATGAGCTTGCCGGTGCCTTTATGGTGACCACAGACGAGGAGTATGCAAGGGAGGTTTCTCAATGGGTAGAGAGGCTCCTTGAGGACTTCCCCAGAAAGGAGATAGCTCAAAAGTCCATTGAGAGGTTTGGCACTTCCTTTCTGGTTGAGGACCTGTATCAGGCATGTGAAGTGGCAAACTACATAGCCCCGGAACATCTTGAGGTGCTTACAGAGGACCCCTTTTCCCTCCTTCCCTACATAAGGCATGCGGGTGCTGTCTTTCTTGGAAAATACGCCACTGAGCCCCTTGGTGACTATCTGCTTGGCCCAAATCACACTTTACCAACTGGTGGAACTGCAAGGTTTTTCTCTCCGCTGGGTGTTTATCACTTTCTGAAAAAGAGTTCCGTCATATACCTCTCCAGAGAGGGCTTTGAAAGGGTTGCAGAGCCTGCTGAGAGTATTGCTAGGGCGGAGGGGCTCTATGCCCATTACTATGCAGTCAGGGTAAGGAGGGAGCTTTAG
- a CDS encoding GNAT family N-acetyltransferase, whose product MGKHVIIREYKHGDEVRILNLFHEVFGKDLPIELWKWKYMNHGLGTFVTVAEEGDAIIGHYGLVPRRVKFEKLEGLSAVVSDVMVHSSKRGAFTKRGIFFRLVEQSIIKFCPNSDERKIILPYGFPTIRARDIGVRLGLYEEVENSTEVEFIYGNGLLKFIYSVRKCTLTEEFIEPLWDVMKKEMYDLIINYRDYRTLAWRYSQPGAKFSFYCTFKFLSPVSFLVVREDTEVKKIYDYVGSIKYLSESLNAVAKLYNTPLNMRFMPWALDKLRGLKILKVIDGPTLVANAVTGPRAEELKGKFFYTYGDEDV is encoded by the coding sequence ATGGGTAAACATGTTATCATAAGGGAGTATAAGCATGGCGATGAAGTGAGAATATTAAATCTTTTTCACGAGGTTTTTGGCAAGGATTTGCCTATAGAACTTTGGAAGTGGAAATATATGAACCATGGATTGGGGACTTTCGTAACAGTGGCTGAAGAAGGAGATGCTATAATAGGTCACTATGGATTGGTTCCAAGAAGGGTGAAATTTGAAAAATTAGAGGGCCTTTCTGCAGTGGTCTCCGATGTCATGGTGCATTCTTCAAAGAGAGGAGCTTTTACGAAAAGAGGGATTTTTTTCAGGCTAGTTGAGCAGTCTATAATAAAATTTTGCCCAAACTCAGACGAAAGAAAAATAATTCTCCCGTATGGCTTTCCAACGATTAGAGCCAGAGATATTGGTGTAAGACTTGGACTTTATGAAGAAGTAGAGAATTCTACTGAAGTTGAATTTATTTATGGTAACGGTCTGCTTAAATTTATTTATTCAGTTAGGAAATGCACCCTAACGGAGGAATTCATTGAGCCGTTATGGGACGTAATGAAGAAAGAAATGTATGATTTAATAATAAATTATAGAGATTACAGGACATTAGCATGGAGGTATTCTCAACCAGGTGCAAAGTTTTCTTTCTACTGCACTTTTAAGTTTCTTTCTCCCGTGTCATTTTTAGTAGTAAGGGAAGATACAGAAGTAAAAAAGATATACGATTATGTTGGTTCTATAAAATATTTAAGTGAGTCCTTAAATGCGGTGGCAAAATTATACAATACTCCGCTAAACATGAGGTTCATGCCCTGGGCTTTGGATAAACTCAGAGGATTGAAGATACTTAAAGTAATAGATGGCCCTACCCTAGTTGCAAATGCCGTAACCGGACCGAGGGCTGAAGAACTTAAAGGGAAATTTTTTTACACTTACGGTGATGAAGATGTATAA
- a CDS encoding ABC transporter permease: MLSLSLIFNNIKRELKFNFAGSQLGLLWFLITPLIQTFIFYYIFEHVLKARFPKEVTANIPYAAYLIIGIAFWNGFLQGVSKGSIAILDNRYLIKKTPIPPYTYVVSSSTVGFMYTPIVLLYTIPLLKAEAISIIFKLLPMIFLWYFLCIGFSLILSSLAVYIRDLPYVIGPIMNFLFYTVPIVYPYSFIPEKIRIFININPFFHMVKGIYLQASGEATLTTLITCFGISIISLLIGIVTYTKLRQGFLDVL; this comes from the coding sequence ATGTTAAGCCTGAGTTTAATTTTCAACAATATAAAAAGGGAGTTGAAATTTAATTTCGCTGGTTCTCAACTGGGTCTGCTCTGGTTTCTTATTACTCCACTAATCCAGACATTCATTTTTTACTACATTTTTGAGCATGTCCTTAAGGCCAGATTTCCAAAAGAAGTAACGGCAAATATACCTTATGCAGCTTATCTAATAATCGGTATAGCTTTTTGGAATGGTTTCTTGCAAGGTGTTAGTAAAGGCTCAATTGCTATATTGGATAATAGATATTTAATTAAGAAGACTCCTATCCCTCCCTATACATATGTTGTATCCTCCTCCACAGTAGGTTTTATGTATACACCTATCGTGCTTTTATACACAATACCATTACTTAAAGCAGAGGCTATTAGTATAATTTTTAAATTGCTACCAATGATTTTTTTGTGGTATTTCCTATGTATAGGGTTTTCTCTAATACTTTCGTCTCTGGCTGTGTATATAAGAGATTTACCATATGTAATCGGTCCCATAATGAATTTCCTGTTTTATACTGTTCCAATAGTGTATCCATATTCTTTCATTCCAGAAAAAATAAGAATATTTATAAACATAAATCCGTTTTTTCACATGGTTAAAGGCATCTATCTCCAAGCTTCTGGAGAAGCGACCCTTACTACCTTAATAACCTGTTTTGGAATATCCATTATATCGTTATTAATAGGCATTGTCACATATACAAAGCTTAGGCAGGGTTTCTTAGACGTACTCTAA
- the wbaP gene encoding undecaprenyl-phosphate galactose phosphotransferase WbaP, with protein MRKFYNHKDILYVLGMLLCDLIIYYISLYLAFESRLSIGNKFKNILPEFNNDFDDVIKIVWIPFTLLLFLFYERLYSEKFPYQEELRRTLKAVVFSFITVFFIVGVAKLQHEISRLLVFFTFSYLFILLPMARLLFKLLLHKLGIGIKTLLLIGFQERYREDIEKLLKDVYLGYRLIGIVAEQKGNLVLNDTKYKVRTYDIIRKLNLLKRIHTVAIFSEGISNEKLSSLVIQCQKVAKEVIIIPSIRTYNVLNLEIIPMYFPQFLFLKFKDNLKSGVNIALKTLIDYILTIIMLPIALIIGIFISIGIRLDSSGPIIISQNRIGKDGRVIKVYKFRTMYKNAEKILKDILATNEDLRSEWEEKRKMTNDPRVTRFGKFLRKTSLDELPQLINVLKGEMSLVGPRPVTEDELEKYYKEFSNLYLQVKPGITGYWQVSGRSKVDYETRVAMDVFYILNWSLWLDFFIIIKTVWAVIRGEGAY; from the coding sequence ATGAGAAAGTTTTACAATCATAAGGACATTTTATATGTTTTGGGTATGTTATTATGTGATTTAATCATCTATTATATTTCTCTTTATCTTGCCTTTGAAAGTAGATTGAGTATTGGGAATAAGTTTAAAAATATACTACCAGAATTTAATAATGATTTTGATGATGTTATTAAGATAGTTTGGATACCATTTACATTATTGCTTTTTTTATTCTATGAAAGGCTTTATTCTGAAAAATTCCCCTATCAGGAAGAATTAAGAAGAACGCTCAAAGCTGTAGTATTTTCTTTTATAACTGTATTTTTTATAGTTGGAGTGGCAAAACTTCAGCACGAAATATCAAGACTGTTGGTTTTCTTTACCTTTTCCTACCTTTTTATCTTACTTCCCATGGCCAGACTGCTGTTCAAACTATTGCTTCATAAGTTAGGAATAGGAATTAAAACTCTTTTACTTATTGGTTTTCAAGAAAGATACAGGGAAGATATAGAAAAGTTGCTTAAGGATGTGTATTTGGGATACAGACTAATAGGAATAGTAGCTGAACAGAAAGGCAATCTGGTTTTAAACGACACAAAATATAAAGTGAGAACTTATGATATCATAAGGAAATTGAATCTTTTAAAAAGAATACATACAGTTGCCATATTCTCAGAGGGCATTAGCAATGAAAAACTGTCAAGCCTTGTTATACAATGTCAGAAAGTAGCCAAAGAAGTTATTATTATACCTTCCATAAGGACATATAATGTGCTGAATTTAGAAATAATACCCATGTATTTCCCTCAGTTCCTCTTTTTAAAATTTAAAGACAATCTCAAATCAGGAGTAAATATTGCATTAAAAACTTTAATTGACTACATTTTAACTATTATTATGCTGCCAATTGCGTTAATAATAGGTATTTTTATATCCATAGGTATAAGATTAGATAGCTCAGGGCCTATTATAATAAGTCAAAATAGAATAGGAAAGGACGGTAGAGTAATAAAGGTTTATAAATTCAGAACTATGTATAAGAACGCTGAGAAGATTCTGAAAGATATTTTAGCTACAAATGAGGATTTGAGGAGTGAGTGGGAAGAAAAAAGGAAAATGACAAATGATCCAAGAGTTACCAGATTTGGAAAATTTTTAAGAAAAACCTCGCTTGATGAACTTCCTCAGCTCATAAACGTGCTTAAGGGCGAGATGAGTCTAGTAGGCCCAAGACCTGTAACAGAGGATGAACTAGAAAAATATTACAAAGAATTTTCAAATCTCTATCTTCAGGTAAAACCTGGGATAACAGGATATTGGCAGGTGAGTGGTAGAAGTAAAGTTGACTATGAGACAAGGGTTGCCATGGATGTTTTCTATATTCTAAACTGGTCCCTATGGCTTGATTTTTTTATAATCATAAAAACCGTATGGGCTGTAATAAGAGGGGAAGGGGCTTACTAG
- a CDS encoding type II secretion system F family protein, protein MMEYKYKAFYNGQLIEGVAEGESKWDVVSQLKNQGIMVLHIDELAPRDASIDYKFLEKFTRQLYQLLKSGLTTDRAILFLCKSEKKYGRELNEILNSLRAGDAFSTALKKVGIFPRSYTEMVKSGEESGNLEDILELLLYAIQERNELRKHIINALIYPSFLFIVSILSFMLISLYVIPKFKVVLQSADIKLPFLTKIAFAISDIFSYIVISSLIFFLLILISVRILIKKYRQPLEIFLLKMPFVGNVILKLELIKFSQSMYFLLKSNLPLNIAIDIATGTVNMLAVRNKLVEVKAEVLKGSSLNQAIIKQELFPDIFTEIISIGEQTGELHRAFHTLYTQFSNDFKDMTKKFISLLEPAIIIVMGLLIGFLVFSMMLAVFSISSGI, encoded by the coding sequence ATGATGGAATACAAGTATAAAGCATTCTACAACGGGCAATTAATAGAAGGGGTTGCTGAAGGAGAAAGTAAATGGGATGTGGTTAGTCAGCTAAAAAATCAGGGTATTATGGTGCTTCATATAGATGAGTTGGCTCCAAGAGATGCTTCCATAGATTATAAGTTCTTAGAAAAATTTACAAGACAGTTGTATCAACTCTTAAAATCTGGTTTAACCACAGATAGAGCTATACTGTTCCTTTGTAAGTCAGAAAAAAAATATGGAAGAGAACTAAATGAAATCCTGAATTCACTTAGAGCTGGTGATGCCTTCAGCACTGCCTTAAAAAAGGTTGGTATATTTCCTAGAAGCTATACTGAGATGGTAAAATCTGGAGAAGAAAGTGGTAATCTCGAAGATATCTTGGAACTATTACTTTATGCAATACAGGAAAGAAATGAATTAAGAAAACATATAATAAACGCATTAATTTATCCATCTTTTTTGTTCATTGTCAGTATATTATCCTTTATGCTGATAAGTTTATACGTCATACCAAAATTCAAAGTTGTACTACAGAGTGCAGACATAAAACTACCATTTTTAACTAAAATTGCTTTTGCCATATCTGATATTTTTAGTTATATAGTTATTTCTTCGTTAATATTTTTTCTTTTAATCTTAATTTCTGTGAGAATATTAATCAAGAAATATAGACAACCTTTAGAAATTTTTCTACTCAAGATGCCTTTTGTGGGAAATGTGATATTAAAACTTGAATTAATAAAGTTTTCACAGAGCATGTATTTTTTATTGAAAAGTAATTTGCCATTAAATATTGCTATAGATATAGCTACAGGAACTGTGAACATGTTGGCTGTAAGGAATAAGTTAGTGGAGGTTAAGGCTGAAGTTTTAAAAGGTTCAAGCCTGAATCAGGCTATTATTAAACAAGAGTTGTTCCCTGATATATTTACAGAAATTATATCAATAGGTGAACAAACTGGTGAGTTACACCGCGCATTTCACACGCTATACACACAGTTCAGTAACGATTTTAAAGATATGACCAAGAAATTTATTAGCCTTTTAGAACCTGCAATAATAATCGTAATGGGTCTTCTTATTGGCTTTTTAGTGTTTTCAATGATGCTTGCAGTGTTCAGTATATCCTCCGGTATTTAA
- a CDS encoding class I SAM-dependent methyltransferase has product MPWSNPSQISKVLEIVLRENPYKILDLGCGMGIYGFLCRIFLEQIDLVIIDNIESAILKFNSKSYDMVLFLDVIEHFDKDTGMWILKEAFRVGRQVIVTTPKEFFAQVVEENPLENHRSHWSKQDFMTFGKVEFFDHPESLIALISG; this is encoded by the coding sequence ATGCCCTGGAGTAATCCATCTCAAATAAGTAAAGTTCTTGAAATAGTTCTTCGTGAAAATCCTTATAAAATACTTGACTTAGGTTGTGGTATGGGGATTTATGGCTTTTTATGCAGAATATTTCTTGAGCAAATTGACCTTGTTATTATAGACAATATAGAATCTGCTATTCTAAAGTTTAATTCAAAATCCTATGATATGGTTCTATTTCTGGATGTGATTGAACACTTTGACAAAGATACCGGTATGTGGATTTTGAAGGAGGCATTCAGAGTGGGAAGACAAGTTATTGTAACTACACCTAAGGAGTTTTTCGCGCAGGTGGTTGAGGAGAACCCTCTTGAAAACCACAGATCACACTGGAGTAAGCAGGATTTTATGACATTCGGAAAAGTGGAATTTTTTGACCATCCCGAGAGCTTAATAGCCCTTATCTCAGGATGA
- the lgt gene encoding prolipoprotein diacylglyceryl transferase → MYPVLIEVFGIKIYTYGVLVALGALLAYWLMLRFAKKEAINPNHVENTLLLALLLGIVGGRLSYVIEHPEQVQSLKDILAIWNGGMNFFGGLVGGVLGALVGMLKYRLPFWKTADMAVVSLSIAHAIGRLGCTSAGCCYGKPFPVDGSVLPGIHISDRFPFFYVVFPPGAVAPPYMPLYPTQLMEFSGLILIFLILLLAYRRKPFDGFVFSLYMLLYGILRFSLEFYRGVTPPIPGVGLTWNQVVALLMVFASVVLALWLLREKRHEKVA, encoded by the coding sequence ATGTATCCTGTACTGATAGAAGTATTTGGCATAAAGATATACACCTACGGGGTTCTCGTGGCCCTGGGGGCGCTCCTTGCCTACTGGCTCATGCTCAGGTTTGCAAAGAAAGAAGCCATAAACCCAAACCACGTGGAGAATACGCTTCTTCTTGCCCTTCTTCTTGGCATAGTGGGTGGAAGGCTTTCTTATGTGATAGAACACCCCGAGCAGGTTCAGAGCCTAAAGGACATACTCGCCATATGGAATGGGGGTATGAACTTCTTCGGGGGTCTTGTGGGTGGAGTGCTTGGGGCGCTTGTGGGAATGCTAAAATACCGCCTGCCCTTCTGGAAGACCGCAGATATGGCGGTGGTTTCCCTCAGCATAGCCCATGCCATTGGAAGACTGGGATGCACCTCTGCGGGGTGCTGTTATGGTAAGCCCTTTCCAGTTGATGGTTCTGTCCTTCCGGGTATACATATTTCTGACAGGTTTCCCTTCTTCTACGTGGTCTTTCCTCCAGGTGCGGTTGCACCTCCCTATATGCCCCTCTATCCCACCCAGCTCATGGAATTCTCCGGTCTGATTCTTATCTTTCTTATACTCCTCCTGGCATACAGGAGAAAGCCCTTTGATGGCTTTGTCTTTTCCCTCTATATGCTCCTGTATGGTATTCTCAGGTTTTCCCTTGAGTTTTACAGGGGGGTAACGCCCCCAATTCCTGGAGTTGGGCTCACGTGGAATCAGGTGGTTGCCCTGCTTATGGTCTTCGCTTCTGTGGTTCTCGCCCTCTGGCTTCTGAGGGAAAAAAGACATGAAAAAGTGGCTTAG
- a CDS encoding PIG-L family deacetylase, whose amino-acid sequence MIGFNTPASLDLEKIRKILVLAPHPDDELLGCGGTICVLKEMGKEIHTIFLSVGEKAGNPEIRKMEALKVREELGYDRVEFWTYPDGGLKFYEQDIKEKIKTYAIKQDVDFIFSTAPYDFHEDHRILGSLCIKLHTELPTIKFSFYSVYNDIIGNFNVDVSKYMDRLIKSISMYKNSLKELYGIGDKFISIRKFNGLILRYPRRFYESFILLEDSWEVQDLVVYLLGEFFYLDILRNIRLLENELQKKNEELAHYKKELEDLWHNYNSLMHIKNNMEQELACIKASKFYKIMMKYQKIKDFIMPKGGILRNLYDRLMGNG is encoded by the coding sequence ATGATTGGCTTCAATACACCGGCAAGTTTAGACCTTGAAAAAATAAGGAAAATATTGGTGCTTGCCCCACATCCCGACGATGAGCTCTTGGGTTGCGGTGGAACCATATGCGTTCTTAAGGAAATGGGGAAAGAAATACATACAATCTTTTTATCCGTAGGAGAGAAGGCAGGAAACCCAGAAATTAGAAAGATGGAAGCACTTAAGGTAAGAGAGGAACTTGGCTATGACCGCGTGGAGTTTTGGACATATCCAGATGGGGGTCTAAAGTTCTACGAGCAAGATATAAAGGAAAAAATAAAGACTTATGCAATAAAACAAGATGTTGATTTTATATTCTCCACAGCGCCTTATGATTTTCATGAAGACCATAGGATTTTAGGAAGTTTATGTATAAAACTTCATACTGAACTACCCACCATAAAGTTTTCATTCTATTCTGTTTATAATGATATTATAGGCAATTTTAATGTAGATGTTTCAAAATATATGGACAGATTAATAAAAAGTATTTCCATGTATAAAAATAGCCTCAAGGAGCTTTATGGTATTGGAGATAAGTTCATAAGTATTAGAAAATTTAATGGTTTAATTCTTAGATACCCTAGAAGATTCTACGAAAGCTTTATACTACTGGAGGATAGTTGGGAAGTTCAAGACTTAGTAGTATACCTCCTTGGAGAATTTTTTTATCTTGATATATTAAGAAACATTAGACTTTTAGAAAATGAATTACAGAAGAAAAATGAGGAGTTGGCACACTATAAGAAGGAACTGGAGGATTTATGGCATAATTACAACTCACTTATGCATATCAAAAACAACATGGAACAAGAGCTTGCTTGTATAAAAGCTTCTAAGTTCTATAAAATTATGATGAAATACCAGAAAATTAAAGATTTTATCATGCCGAAGGGTGGGATACTCAGAAATCTTTACGATAGGTTAATGGGTAATGGGTAA